The DNA segment TAGTACTTATCCTTCTAGCAATAGAAGCTTGTTTTTGAGAAAGTTCAGGATTAGTCTTTGCATTACTAATTGCATTTTCGATAAGAATTTCCATTCTTTCCATTGCAATTTTTTTTGCTCCAAGTTTCACAGCAATCTTTGAAACTACACCTAAAAATTAGTTCTCATAGAGTAAAACAATGCAGTCAGCGGGATTCGAACCCGCGTCACAGGGTTGGAAACCCCGAATACTAACCAGGCTATACTATGACTGCAATAGAATGCAAATTTCATTTCCTACATAAAAATGGTTTTTTCATACTCATAGAGCATTCTAGCAATTACAACGTGACCCTCAAAGGATTCATCTCCAACTGAATAAAGATCTGTTATTTTATTTTCAACTGAATCAGAGAAATGCCCCTTTTGAAATCCTCCAAGCACAATACAGGCATTATTTGTAATCTCTTTTGCAATTTTTTCATATGTACTATTCGTACCCTTTGTTGAGAAACCAATCACTTTGGAAGGATTGATCTCATCAATTAGTTGAGAAAATGTTTTTTCTTCAATTTCTAATAAAAGATCATTGTCTTTTGTAGTAATTCTTTTTTCCTGATATAATTTTTCTATCACTCCTTCAAATCTGTGATATGATTTGGGAATGTGAACATTTTTGCCAAAAGAGATTACTTTGTCATCAAGTGTATGAACATAAAGTTTCATTTTATTTTGAAGGTATAATGGAATAGTTGTTGCTTCTAGTATTGAAAAGTGTACTAGATCAGGTCTGCCTCGTTTCAGTTCATTTTCAATCCCTTTCATAGCTGCAAAATGCCATGAATTATCTAGTAAAATTTCTGATGGATGTTTTCCCAGTTTTTGCGCATGTGAAATTATTGATGGATGATGTTCTAATTCAACTGGAACAAGTTCTAATGAAGATTCAGATAAAATTAAAGAAATCATTTTAGTTTATCATTTCAATTTGCTTCTTAAATTCATTCCAACTAGATTTAGGATTTCCATCATTGTCTATCAACCCTGCACTACAAATGTAATGACTTAGTCTTTCAGCTACATGTTCACTACTTCCAAAACCAGATCCTCCTACAGTTAGGGTATCTTCTCCTATGGTAGGCGCTTCAACTATACAAGTTCCATCAGGCCTATCGTATTGCCTATACCAATTAAAAAATTCTATTTTAGATTCATTTTCTGTATAAAATTCAAATGATTTGCCTACAAACTCTCTTTGTTGGGAGTCACTTCCTCCAACAAAATCAGAAGTACTCCAGCTAATCTCAAAAAGTCCAACTTTCTTCTCACCTGCTAAATCAAAGATTTGTTGTAATTCTTCTTTTGCTTGTTCAGGAGTTTTTACAATATCATTAAGTGAATCTACTGGTGAATAAGAGAATGCTACAAAATCACCAACAGATAATTCAGTTACGATATATTGCAGATTTTTGTTTAAAACTTGATGTAATGCAAATGAATTTCCTATTTTTACATCAGGATGTTTTTCTTTAATTTTTTCATATACACCATTGAATAATTCCTTATACACAGGAATATTTTGCTCATAGAATCTGAATTGTGATTCTGTTTGTCCTGCAAGAATTACTGTATCTACAATATCATATCTTGATAATATTTCATCTAGTACACTAACAACTCTGTCTTTACCTATAGAATTAAGGGATGGTTTTCCAATCCAATTTGGAAAAGGTCCAAGTGTTTCACCGTTAATTATAGAAAAGTATAAAGTAACTTTGAGATTGTTTTTTTCATTCATACCCATCAAAATATCAGATTGTTTCCAATCAAATTCTCCACGTATCGGTTCGACTATATTCCAGAATAGATAGACATTACTTCTTCCAATTCCAGTATCTGAAGCTTCAGAATAAACCTGGTCTAACTCTTGTAAGGTTGTGGACTGATTTGGAGAATTGATCACAAGGCCAATTTTTTCATTTGTTTGCTGATTAGAGACAACATCAACATTAGTGATCAATATTACAGAGACGATTGCAATAATTACGGCTATGCCTGTAATTATGCCTAGGGATTTTTTATCCATGTAGATTGAAAAAGAAAAGTAAGTAAAAAAGTTGTGATTCTGTTATTTATCCAGAAGTACAACCACTGTATCCACATTCAATGCAGATACTACAACCTTCAACAAATACTAGATTGTTTTTACATGTTGGACATAGACGATCTTCAGAAACCTCTTCAATTTTCGGAGGTTCTAATTTGATTTCTTCATCATGTACCTTTAATGCAAGTGCAGCATTAACTTGAGACTTGATGTATGGGTTGGTGATTTTTGTAGTCACATATTCAGTCATGTAATCACTTGGAGATACGTCAAACGTCTTTGTTGCATTCTCGTTTGTCATGTGAAGAACTTGTTTGTGTCTAGAGCCATCACGATAAACAGTCATTCCTTTTAGACCAATTTCGTGTGCCAATAGATATGCAGATTTCACATCTTCTACTGTTACATCATATGGCATGTTGATTGTTTTTGCAATTGCATTTCCAATCCAATCTTGCCATACACCTTGAGCCATTAGATGATCAGCCCAATGGATATCCATTGCTGTAACAAAGACATCTTGCATCCATTGTGGAATCTCTTCAATTCCTTTCAACGAGCCATAGTTGTCTGCAATCTTTTCAAGAATTTCATCACTGTAGAGACCTTCTTCTTTCAGAGCTTCTTCAAGAATCTTGTTAGTATAGAAGAATCGTCCAACTGTAACTCTCTTTTCAAACACTAGAGCAAATGCAGGTTCCATTCCATTTGAACAGTCTGCAATCATAGATAGTGTTCCAGTTGGAGCCACTGTAGTGGTTAAGACATTTCTAATACCATGTTTTTGGATTTTCTCAATGAGTGGATCCCATTCATAAGAATGAGAATCTTTTGGTTTCTCATAGTATCCAGACACAGGGATTTTTCCTTCAGGATATTCTGTTTTTGCACATAATGGGAATTCGCCACGAGCATTAGCAAGTGCAACACTTTCTTCCATTGAATAGTATGTTAGGGCTTCAGATAGTTTTGATTGTAGTTCATAGCCTTCTTTAGAATTGTATGGAATCTTTAGTCTGTATAACAGATCAGCTACTCCCATAACTCCTAGTCCAATTCTTCTAGACTCTTTTGATGCTACATTGATTTCTGGTACTGGATAATTATTTACATCAATGATGTTATCCAAGAATCTTGTTGTCTTGCGGATAATCTCTTCATATCCTTGCCAATCAAATTCATAAGAACCATCTGCTTGTCTTTTTGCAAGATTTACCAAATTGATAGAACCTAGATTGCATGATTCGTATGGATAGAGACTTTGTTCACCACATGGATTTGTAGCTCTTAGTGGGGCTTGTCTAGCTTTTGCAAATACGTTATACTTGTTAATTTGATCAAAGAAGATCAAACCTGGTTCTGCACTTTTCCATGCAGATAATGCAATTAGATCAATTAGTTGATGTGCATTGATTTCTTTTACAGGTTTTTTGTCACGTGGGCTACGTAGGACATAGTTACCATCAGTTGTGTTTACAAGTGCATGCCAAAAGTCTTCCCAGATTCCAACACTTATGTTGAAGTTCTCCAAAACTCCTGCCTCGGTTTTGTTTGTGATGAATTTTTCAACATCAGGATGCCATGCTTCAATGATTCCCATGTTTGCACCACGTCTTTTTCCACCTTGTTTTACAACTTCAGTTACAGTATTGATGATATTCATGAAAGATACGGGGCCGGATGCAACGCCAGATGTTGAGGCTACAATATCACCTTCTTCACGAAGATCCGAATAATTGATTCCAACTCCACCGCCAGACTTGAAGATTAATGCTGCATCAGAAGTTGATTTCATGATTTCTTCCATGCCATCATTCATTCCAAGTACAAAGCATGCTGAGAGCTGTCCTAGTCTTCCACCTGCATTCATCATTGTTGGTGAATTGGGTAGAAAGTCTTGTGCAGTCATCATCTGGAAGTATTCAGTAATTTTATCTGCATACACTTCGAGTTTCTTTCCTGCTAGGAGTGTCAAAAGATCTTTGAAACTTATTTTCATCTGACCTTTGCTTGCAAGAGTCACATAGTGATTGATTAAAGCTCTAAAATGCCATTTGTTGAAGAAATAATCTCCAACTTTGAATTTATAATCAAAGGCATCTAGTTTTTCAAGATAAGATTTTGCTTCATCTATATCCTGTTTGTTATTTCCAGATTTATCAAATATTTGAGAATCATAAAGCATGTCACCAATTCCTACTAGAATTGCGACTCTTTCAAACATTTGAGTTGGAGATTCAATAATCTCACTTTTGGAATTTCTAAAAAGATATCTTGAGGCTAGAACTCTAAGACAGTTCAAGTCAAATTTCTTTGAGACTGGATCAAGGGTCTTTAGATTCAAGACCTTCATTTTTTCATCTCTTAATTTCCTTCTCTCATGTCTATAGACGATGTATGCTTTTGCAATATCGCTATTGCCACTATCAATTAAAGTAGATTCTACAATATCTTGAATATCTTCAACTGTAGGTGATCTAGAGCTAGTAAATCCTTGCTCAACTAACTTGTTAACTACATCATTTGCTAGTTTGTCGGCAACGCCACGGTCGGCTTTAGAGGTGGCTGCCAATGCCCGATAAATGGCATTTGAAATTTTATCTTTATTGAAAGCCGTTACTGCGCCACTGCGCTTACGGATCTCAGTGATCGTATTTTCTATTTGTGAATTGTCCATTATAATCTCCCCAAAAGGGTTAGAATGAATATGGATATAACTTGTGTGCTCGAAAAATTTTGATCTTGCTCTGCTATTAGGTCAATATTTTTAACACCGCTACTATGAACATCATATTGGCATAATATTACTTACAGTTGACGATGATCGCGAAATCTGAAACTGATCAAAAAATTTTGAAAAATGATCGGAACTAGTTTAACATTTACGATTTTCAGACAACGTAAGGGGATTTACACTTTGGACACTTGTCATCAAATTGCTCATCTTTGAAACCACACTCACCACAAATTGCAGTATGTCTTACTAGTTTGAATGAAGGTGTAAGTTCAGAAGTTTTCTCTATTGATTTTTTGATAGCCTCAATCTTTGCATTTTTGTCAATATCTAATGTCACAAGTAATCCACCATTGAGTAGTTTTGAGAGTTTATTACACTCAGAGATAGGCTCGCTTTTGTTAGTATAATCAGAGACTTCAGATGCTTTGATTACTACACCTTGAGAATAGAAATCAGATTCCATTGAATTTAGAGATGAATTTTTGCCATATTTTTCGCCATCAAGGGTTGCAAATCGGGCAGAACCTTCAGTTTCAGTCATGGAAATGGCCACGGTATCACCTAATTCCTTGCCTTTTTTGGCACCTACATCAACTGCAGTTTCAATGACCTTGTGAAGAATATCTCGACCTTCCTTGTTGTCTTGGAATCCAAGTATGTTAAAGACTGCCTCTTTGAGTCCTACCAAATTTACAACCAAAGATACAGAACTTCTTTGCATGTATTGTGTATTTTTTGCAAGAATTGGATTGAGACCTCTTCGTGTAAGATCTGAGATCTCTTTCTTTCTTAATGCCATAGAAGCTAAGGCAGGTTTCATTAGTAGAGCAAGTCTTGCTCTAAAGTAAGTTTCATCTTTGTTTGATTCAAATGCTAATCTTGGAAGATTAATGGAAACAGATTGTAAAGTTATTGAAAGTGGACCAGAGGCCTTTGTTGATCCATTTGTAATTCCATAGCTTGATGTTTGGCCTTTAGCAAACATTACTTTTCCACCAATTGAAATAATTTCTGCTACTGCTTGTGATACATCAGTAACTTTTCCTTTATCAGCATCAATTACCAAACCAATTTTTGGAATTGGTGTTATCTTTGCATAATTTTTGTATGCATTAATTATTGAATTAATTATTTTTGTATCAGTTCCAAGTTGCAAGCGAATTGAAACATTAGTGCTAGTTTTATTGTATTTTGATGTTGTGGATGCAGTTGCAAATGCAAAAGTTAATTTTTGTTCAAGTTCTGGAAGTGACTTTGAATGCTTTGTAAATAATGGAACTAAACCATCAAGTACAACTTCTTGTGAAGCTTCTTTTGAAAGAAGGGCGATAACTACAGACAATGAACTTGTAATTTCATCAAGTTGTTTTGATGCAGGAATTCTTGATACATCAAGATATTTTCCACCAAGATCAATTCCATCTTCAATTAATTCTTTAACGTTAACAAAGATTGTATCAGGAATCATTGACCAGATTCCAGGATTTGAAATATGCAAGTCGCCAGAAAGATGCGAGTCTGCTACATCTTTTGGTAAAATATTTGTAAGAAGATGTTCAGCAAATACTCGCTGTCCAGCATTAAACAAGAGGCCTTCAGCACCATTATCTACATTATCTAGATTAGAAATCATTTCTTGAACATCATACACAGGCAAACCTAGGCGTGCGAGTTTGTTCCTATATTCCTCATGGCCATGCTCAAGCAGGACAGAATTGACCATTTCACGAATTAATGCGCCTGTAAGATATGTAGTCTGATATTTGTAAATTCTATTTTCAACTTCTTCAGTAATTTTTTGTGCTAGTTCTAATGGAAGGCTTCCTTCACGAACTAGAGATTGAATAATTTTATGTGAGTTAAATTCCTCAATTGACTCAGATGATGTTCTAACATACATTTTTCCACTTTCAATAATTGATCTTTCTTCAATTTGTCTTGCTAAACTTAGAACAAGTTTTCCAAGATTTGTAATGGTATAACGTCTTTCAGATTTGTTTAGTGCAACAAGTGATTGTCTAAGTAATTTTCTCAAATGGTATGCAAATTTGCCACTTTCTTTTTTTGACTTGAATCCAGCTAGGGATTTTAGTTCAGAGTAAGTTAAAGGACCTTTAGAATTCAGGATTCTGAGAATATCAATTCTATTTGGACTTGCCATGACAGAGAAAATCATTCTGACACGTTTTGAAGTAGACTGTAATATTCCACCTCGCTTTGGATCTGAATCGTCATCAGAGTCCAAGTCGACATCTAGATCTGCATCATCAATATCTGCATCTAGGTCTGTATCTAAGTCGGGATCTATATCTAATTCAAGTTCCTCTTTACTTAGTTTCATCATTGCATCTATAGAGTAGGAGTAAATAAGACTTGTGACTAGATTATTTTTTTAAGATTTTAGATCATATTTCCTAAAAATGTAAAAAGATCTTTATTGAAGATCAATTTGTATTAATTTTCTTGAACATCCAGTGAAAACTCAGATGTTGAAAGTTTCTGTCCACATGATGGGCATTTCCCATTTGTTGGATGAAGTACGTCTTTTAGCGATTTTAGCATCTTCATGTTTGTGATCTTTTCACCGCATTTACCACATGTAATTTCTACTGACATGGAAATGATCAGATACACAAAATTATTAAGAAAAGATTTTGATTTTTTTTAATAATTCAAGCAAATTATTTTACTGCTTTTCGATGAGAATTCCGCGTTCATCAAAACCAGCAATTTTGGCTCTTGTTCCAACTGGCAAATCTGCTGGGGTGGCAACATCTGCCATAAATCCAGATATTCTCAAATCTGTATTATCTACCTGAAGGACGACAAAAGCATATGGAGTATATTTTTCAAAGCCTGCAGGAGCCACTGTAATTATGGTATATGTGGCAATAGAGCCCACTCCATCTAATATTACATCTTCAAATCCTTTACTTCCGCATTTTCGGCAATAATATGCAGTAGACAA comes from the Candidatus Nitrosopumilus sediminis genome and includes:
- the nrdD gene encoding anaerobic ribonucleoside-triphosphate reductase → MKLSKEELELDIDPDLDTDLDADIDDADLDVDLDSDDDSDPKRGGILQSTSKRVRMIFSVMASPNRIDILRILNSKGPLTYSELKSLAGFKSKKESGKFAYHLRKLLRQSLVALNKSERRYTITNLGKLVLSLARQIEERSIIESGKMYVRTSSESIEEFNSHKIIQSLVREGSLPLELAQKITEEVENRIYKYQTTYLTGALIREMVNSVLLEHGHEEYRNKLARLGLPVYDVQEMISNLDNVDNGAEGLLFNAGQRVFAEHLLTNILPKDVADSHLSGDLHISNPGIWSMIPDTIFVNVKELIEDGIDLGGKYLDVSRIPASKQLDEITSSLSVVIALLSKEASQEVVLDGLVPLFTKHSKSLPELEQKLTFAFATASTTSKYNKTSTNVSIRLQLGTDTKIINSIINAYKNYAKITPIPKIGLVIDADKGKVTDVSQAVAEIISIGGKVMFAKGQTSSYGITNGSTKASGPLSITLQSVSINLPRLAFESNKDETYFRARLALLMKPALASMALRKKEISDLTRRGLNPILAKNTQYMQRSSVSLVVNLVGLKEAVFNILGFQDNKEGRDILHKVIETAVDVGAKKGKELGDTVAISMTETEGSARFATLDGEKYGKNSSLNSMESDFYSQGVVIKASEVSDYTNKSEPISECNKLSKLLNGGLLVTLDIDKNAKIEAIKKSIEKTSELTPSFKLVRHTAICGECGFKDEQFDDKCPKCKSPYVV
- a CDS encoding Zn-ribbon domain-containing OB-fold protein, with the translated sequence MTIEEQVIEYAKQGKFLTHKCTDCGFLHLSTAYYCRKCGSKGFEDVILDGVGSIATYTIITVAPAGFEKYTPYAFVVLQVDNTDLRISGFMADVATPADLPVGTRAKIAGFDERGILIEKQ
- a CDS encoding ribosome biogenesis protein; this translates as MISLILSESSLELVPVELEHHPSIISHAQKLGKHPSEILLDNSWHFAAMKGIENELKRGRPDLVHFSILEATTIPLYLQNKMKLYVHTLDDKVISFGKNVHIPKSYHRFEGVIEKLYQEKRITTKDNDLLLEIEEKTFSQLIDEINPSKVIGFSTKGTNSTYEKIAKEITNNACIVLGGFQKGHFSDSVENKITDLYSVGDESFEGHVVIARMLYEYEKTIFM
- a CDS encoding adenosylcobalamin-dependent ribonucleoside-diphosphate reductase, which gives rise to MDNSQIENTITEIRKRSGAVTAFNKDKISNAIYRALAATSKADRGVADKLANDVVNKLVEQGFTSSRSPTVEDIQDIVESTLIDSGNSDIAKAYIVYRHERRKLRDEKMKVLNLKTLDPVSKKFDLNCLRVLASRYLFRNSKSEIIESPTQMFERVAILVGIGDMLYDSQIFDKSGNNKQDIDEAKSYLEKLDAFDYKFKVGDYFFNKWHFRALINHYVTLASKGQMKISFKDLLTLLAGKKLEVYADKITEYFQMMTAQDFLPNSPTMMNAGGRLGQLSACFVLGMNDGMEEIMKSTSDAALIFKSGGGVGINYSDLREEGDIVASTSGVASGPVSFMNIINTVTEVVKQGGKRRGANMGIIEAWHPDVEKFITNKTEAGVLENFNISVGIWEDFWHALVNTTDGNYVLRSPRDKKPVKEINAHQLIDLIALSAWKSAEPGLIFFDQINKYNVFAKARQAPLRATNPCGEQSLYPYESCNLGSINLVNLAKRQADGSYEFDWQGYEEIIRKTTRFLDNIIDVNNYPVPEINVASKESRRIGLGVMGVADLLYRLKIPYNSKEGYELQSKLSEALTYYSMEESVALANARGEFPLCAKTEYPEGKIPVSGYYEKPKDSHSYEWDPLIEKIQKHGIRNVLTTTVAPTGTLSMIADCSNGMEPAFALVFEKRVTVGRFFYTNKILEEALKEEGLYSDEILEKIADNYGSLKGIEEIPQWMQDVFVTAMDIHWADHLMAQGVWQDWIGNAIAKTINMPYDVTVEDVKSAYLLAHEIGLKGMTVYRDGSRHKQVLHMTNENATKTFDVSPSDYMTEYVTTKITNPYIKSQVNAALALKVHDEEIKLEPPKIEEVSEDRLCPTCKNNLVFVEGCSICIECGYSGCTSG